The following are encoded together in the Salvia hispanica cultivar TCC Black 2014 chromosome 6, UniMelb_Shisp_WGS_1.0, whole genome shotgun sequence genome:
- the LOC125195551 gene encoding putative ubiquitin-conjugating enzyme E2 38 → MPINQYCLSLINTWRGTEQQRWTKTSTILQLLVSIQGLVLNSRPYFNEPAFAPFKNTKNSKRSNRYNENAFILSCTTMQKIINRPPQNFEGFVVEHFRQRAAPLIQAIDRYHQGRVVAGELGMTSPSSSAPNVAVSANFKIGLERIRGQLEQALASRSIPVPAKPIAAATTAESEKKDEHRKKGLLGRISSFLRNKIRKKKQVKSSAIGFRV, encoded by the exons ATGCCG ATAAATCAATACTGCCTGAGCTTGATCAACACATGGAGAGGCACCGAGCAACAGAGGTGGACTAAAACATCCACCATTCTCCAGCTCCTCGTCTCGATCCAAGGCCTCGTGCTGAACTCGAGGCCTTACTTCAACGAGCCTGCCTTCGCGCCATTCAAAAACACGAAAAACTCAAAGCGTTCCAATCGCTACAACGAGAATGCTTTCATCCTCTCCTGCACCACTATGCAAAAGATCATCAACCGCCCGCCACAGAATTTTGAGGGCTTTGTGGTTGAGCATTTTCGACAGCGTGCTGCCCCGTTGATACAAGCCATCGATCGCTATCATCAGGGCCGTGTGGTGGCTGGCGAGTTAGGCATGACGTCGCCATCCTCTTCAGCTCCTAACGTTGCCGTTTCTGCAAATTTCAAGATCGGTTTGGAACGGATTCGAGGCCAGCTTGAGCAGGCCCTCGCCTCCCGTTCCATTCCCGTTCCAGCCAAGCCTATCGCTGCTGCTACCACAGCCGAGTCTGAGAAGAAGGATGAACACCGTAAAAAGGGGCTTCTCGGTAGAATCTCTAGCTTTCTTCGCAACAAGATTCGGAAAAAGAAACAAGTGAAGAGTAGTGCaatagggtttagggtttag
- the LOC125191865 gene encoding serine/threonine protein phosphatase 2A 59 kDa regulatory subunit B' gamma isoform-like, producing the protein MIKQIFGKLPKKQSPKQSQFDSDASILDLNPNSVNPGPPLPASNGMSPPLAPTVRGSPTLLNYVSACKALPSLSDASSSERQSVFIKKLNLCCVVFDFTDSSLHMEEKDAKRGLLLELLDYFSLVNSKFSEIVMNEITKMLVANLFRALPSMNPDSKLVGEVYDPEDDEPVLEPSWHHLQLVYEFFLRFVSSSETDAKLAKRYIDHSFVLRLLDLFDSEDQREREYLKTILHRIYGKFMVHRPFIRKSINNIFYHFMFESEKHNGIAELLEILGSIINGFALPLKEEHKLFLVRALIPLHKPKQMCAYHQQLSYCVTQFVEKDVKLADTVIRGLLKYWPVTNSSKEVMFISEMEEVLETTLAPEFQRVMVPLFHQIGRCINSFHFQVAERALFLWNNDNIRSLIIQNQDVILPIVLPYIEKSIRCHWNHAVKSLTRNVRKVFMDADQSFFDQCLAKFNEYEAKEKEMLERRVSNWKRLEDIAAAKPLRNEPLPVSIFPSSVAIGS; encoded by the exons ATGATTAAGCAAATTTTCGGCAAGCTTCCGAAGAAACAATCCCCAAAGCAGTCTCAGTTCGATTCCGACGCTTCAATTCTCGATTTGAATCCGAATTCGGTGAATCCGGGCCCACCACTGCCGGCCAGCAATGGCATGTCTCCCCCGTTGGCGCCTACGGTGCGCGGGAGCCCTACATTGTTGAATTACGTCTCCGCTTGCAAGGCGTTGCCGAGCTTGAGCGACGCCTCGAGCTCGGAACGGCAGAGTGTgttcattaaaaaattgaatttgtgCTGTGTGGTGTTTGATTTCACTGACTCCTCTTTGCATATGGAGGAGAAGGATGCGAAGAGGGGTTTGCTCCTCGAGCTGTTGGACTATTTCTCGTTGGTGAATTCGAAGTTCAGTGAGATTGTGATGAACGAGATCACGAAGATGCTGGTGGCGAATCTGTTCAGGGCGTTGCCTTCTATGAATCCGGATAGTAAGCTGGTGGGGGAAGTGTATGATCCGGAGGATGACGAGCCGGTCTTGGAGCCTTCTTGGCATCATCTCCAGCTCGTGTACGAGTTCTTCCTGAGGTTCGTGTCCTCCTCCGAGACGGATGCGAAGCTTGCCAAGAGATACATTGATCATTCTTTCGTGCTGAGATTGTTGGATCTTTTTGACTCGGAGGATCAGAGGGAGAGGGAGTACTTGAAGACGATTCTGCATCGTATATACGGGAAGTTTATGGTGCATAGGCCGTTTATCAGGAAGTCGATCAATAACATTTTCTACCATTTCATGTTTGAGTCGGAGAAGCATAATGGGATTGCGGAGCTGCTGGAGATAttagggagtattattaatgGCTTTGCTCTGCCTCTGAAGGAGGAGCATAAGCTTTTTCTTGTGCGTGCGTTGATTCCACTTCATAAACCGAAGCAAATGTGCGCGTATCATCAGCAGCTGTCGTATTGTGTAACTCAATTTGTCGAGAAAGATGTGAAGCTTGCGGATACAGTGATCAGAGGTCTTCTGAAGTACTGGCCTGTGACTAATAGTTCGAAGGAGGTTATGTTTATCAGTGAAATGGAGGAAGTGTTGGAAACTACGCTGGCTCCAGAGTTTCAACGTGTGATGGTCCCTTTGTTCCATCAGATTGGCCGCTGCATCAATAGCTTCCATTTTCAG GTAGCTGAGCGTGCCCTCTTCCTGTGGAACAACGACAACATAAGAAGTTTGATCATTCAAAACCAAGATGTCATACTCCCTATAGTACTCCCGTATATTGAGAAGAGCATCCGTTGTCACTGGAACCACGCTGTCAAGAGTTTGACACGGAACGTGCGCAAGGTATTCATGGATGCTGATCAATCGTTCTTTGATCAGTGCTTGGCCAAGTTCAACGAATACGAAGCCAAGGAGAAGGAAATGCTGGAAAGACGAGTATCAAACTGGAAACGGTTGGAAGACATAGCCGCTGCCAAACCCCTCAGAAACGAGCCTCTGCCCGTGTCCATTTTCCCTTCCTCTGTCGCTATAGGGAGCTGA
- the LOC125193679 gene encoding receptor-like protein EIX1, whose amino-acid sequence MISDKRIATKFVVVVVLLLFCAFVSGDVEVRCMESEREALLSLKNGFNDEDGALSSWQSDECCEWYGVVCSNTTRHVISLEVNGVRLKGKIGSSLLELHHLKYLDLSWNDFGGIPIPEFIGSMKQLQHLDLSESNFSGIVPPELGNLTNLRSLDLSYNSLRTENLDWLSRLSLLSILDLSQMDLSHTNCLQQIRSLKFLRELYLASCNIIAVKLSVDSSSTSLSILGSVLKSLEILFLPYNQLNGSIPDFRAFSSLRILDLSGNKFTGSIPLSIGQLSNLEFLDLSDNSLQGLVSESHFIKLDKLNTLDLSLNSLILDIAPDWSPPFQLTRIHLARCNVGPYFPKWIRTQTNLTYLDLDGANIKDEAPRWLWSTFSQLESLSLADNQISGTIPNLSSTLISFIDLSYNKFSGAIPLLPANVYEIRLSGNMFSGSISSICKTHYSQLGYLFLSNNQLEGEVPDCWEKMPELYTLNLANNSFSGEIPASLGNLHNLAVLQMHGNNLSGALPHNLRLCQNLNFIDVGGNKLTGEIPTWIGQLYNMQFLNFRGNNLHGSIPQEICNLTYIQVLDLSINNLSSIIPDCFGNFTVLASKNTTNYFDPLLFVPIYPFSAALNKHYGYSSFEWKGGEFDYWDNLGLLKLVDFSSNRLTGNLPKSISGMRGLKSLNLSRNSLIGNIIPDIGKMEMLDSLDLSHNQLSGEIPTSLAEIYTLGFLDLSNNKLSGKIPKGTQLQSFNEWSYAVNDGLCGDPLPKCPGDSLKPPPSSPVENMKEKDSSNFSFMAEVGISMAFGFIFGFWGVVGSFILKKSWRIAFFNSLDAAGDWFYVRIVVFVSKWRQS is encoded by the coding sequence ATGATTTCTGATAAAAGAATAGCAAccaaatttgttgttgttgttgttcttcttcttttctgtGCGTTTGTTTCAGGAGATGTAGAAGTGAGATGCATGGAAAGCGAGAGAGAAGCTCTTCTAAGCTTAAAGAATGGCTTCAACGATGAGGATGGTGCGCTCTCATCGTGGCAAAGCGACGAATGCTGCGAATGGTATGGTGTTGTGTGCAGCAACACCACTCGCCATGTCATCAGCCTCGAAGTTAATGGTGTAAGATTGAAGGGTAAGATTGGCTCTTCATTGCTTGAGTTGCATCATTTAAAATATCTTGACCTCAGTTGGAATGACTTTGGAGGCATTCCAATCCCGGAATTCATTGGTTCTATGAAACAATTACAACACTTAGATCTTAGTGAATCTAACTTTTCTGGAATTGTTCCTCCTGAATTAGGGAACCTTACCAACCTGCGATCACTTGATCTCTCGTATAACTCTCTGAGAACTGAGAATCTTGATTGGCTCTCAAGACTCTCTTTGTTGTCTATACTTGATCTGAGTCAAATGGACTTGAGTCATACAAACTGTTTGCAGCAAATCCGAAGTCTTAAGTTCCTGCGTGAATTGTACTTGGCATCATGTAACATCATTGCTGTCAAGCTTTCTGTTGACTCTTCTTCTACATCTCTTTCTATACTTGGTTCTGTATTGAAATCGCTCGAAATACTCTTCTTGCCTTATAATCAACTCAATGGATCGATACCGGACTTTAGAGCATTTTCTTCATTGAGAATTTTGGATCTTTCGGGAAATAAGTTTACAGGCTCTATTCCACTAAGTATTGGCCAACTCTCCAACCTTGAATTTCTAGATCTTTCTGATAATTCTTTGCAAGGTTTAGTCTCTGAATCCCACTTCATCAAGCTTGATAAGTTAAACACACTTGACTTATCCTTGAATTCATTGATCTTGGATATTGCCCCTGATTGGAGTCCTCCTTTTCAGTTGACTCGTATACATTTAGCCAGGTGCAATGTGGGCccatattttccaaaatggATTCGAACTCAAACGAATTTGACATACCTTGATCTCGATGGAGCCAATATAAAAGATGAAGCTCCGAGGTGGTTGTGGAGTACGTTTTCTCAATTAGAGAGCTTATCTCTAGCAGACAATCAAATAAGTGGTACAATTCCGAATCTCTCATCCACTCTCATAAGCTTTATAGATCTTAGTTACAATAAATTCTCAGGTGCTATACCATTATTACCTGCCAATGTTTACGAAATTCGGTTGAGTGGGAATATGTTTTCTGGCTCTATTTCATCCATTTGTAAAACTCATTATAGTCAGCTTGGATACCTTTTCCTCTCAAATAATCAGTTGGAAGGAGAGGTTCCTGATTGTTGGGAGAAAATGCCTGAGCTGTACACCCTCAATTTGGCTAACAATAGTTTCTCAGGTGAAATTCCAGCCTCACTAGGCAATTTACACAACCTGGCTGTTCTGCAGATGCATGGTAATAACTTATCTGGTGCATTGCCTCACAATTTGAGACTTtgccaaaatttgaatttcattgaTGTTGGAGGGAACAAGTTAACAGGAGAGATCCCCACTTGGATTGGCCAGTTGTATAATATGCAATTTTTAAACTTTCGTGGAAATAATTTGCATGGCAGTATTCCTCAGGAGATATGCAATCTTACTTATATTCAAGTTCTGGATTTGTCGATAAACAACTTGTCTTCGATAATACCTGATTGCTTCGGCAATTTTACAGTCTTGGCTAGTAAGAATACTACCAATTATTTTGACCCATTACTTTTTGTTCCAATATATCCATTTAGTGCGGCTTTAAATAAGCACTATGGATATTCATCATTTGAATGGAAAGGTGGGGAGTTCGATTACTGGGATAATCTCGGGCTTCTCAAACTCGTTGATTTTTCAAGCAACAGATTGACCGGGAACCTTCCAAAATCTATTTCTGGTATGAGAGGATTAAAATCCTTGAATCTGTCAAGAAATAGTTTGATAGGAAACATAATTCCGGATATTGGTAAAATGGAGATGCTAGATTCTCTTGATCTGTCGCACAACCAACTCTCTGGCGAGATACCCACGAGTTTGGCAGAAATATACACTCTTggttttcttgatttgtcAAACAACAAACTGTCTGGAAAAATTCCAAAGGGTACTCAACTTCAGAGCTTCAATGAATGGTCTTATGCCGTGAACGATGGACTCTGTGGTGACCCTCTCCCAAAGTGCCCTGGAGATAGCTTGAAGCCACCCCCCTCTAGTCCGGTGGAAAACATGAAGGAGAAAGACAGCAGCAACTTCTCATTTATGGCAGAAGTTGGCATATCAATGGCGTTTGGTTTTATCTTTGGATTTTGGGGAGTTGTTGGTTCATTCATACTGAAAAAGTCATGGAGAATTGCATTCTTCAACTCGTTGGATGCTGCTGGAGATTGGTTCTACGTCAGGATTGTTGTGTTTGTATCCAAATGGAGACAAAGCTAA
- the LOC125193714 gene encoding receptor-like protein EIX2, whose translation MNQLQHLLLSNSNFSGTVPPQLGNLTNLRSLDLSLNSLSIENLDWLSSLSSLSSLNLSHIDLSHTNWLQHVLSLQFMRELNLISCKLGVEKPSIDSSSSSSSSSSSSLSILGSVLESLEILNLNDNQLNEPMPDLREFSSLRELHLWGNNITGSIPVSIGQLSKLEVLYLSNNSLEGLVSESHFIKLAKLKTLDLSSNSLLVLDVAPDWSPPFQLQYIDLSGCSVGPYFPKWIQTQRNLSLLDLSRANIIDEAPSWLWSTFSLLGNLYLSGNKIRGTIPNLSSTSIFYMDLSNNQFSGPVPLFPANAVEIQLSGNMLYGSISSICTTLHDILWSIDLSNNQLVGEVPDCWEKMPMFYYLNLANNNFSGEIPSSLGNSKNLVALQMRGNSLSGELPYNLTLCQKLIFIDVEGNKLSGKIPTWIGHMHGIQILNLRGNKLHGSVPPQICNLTSIQVLFIDKQSVFDNT comes from the coding sequence ATGAATCAATTACAACACCTGTTGCTTAGTAATTCAAACTTTTCTGGAACTGTTCCTCCTCAGTTAGGCAACCTCACCAACCTACGCTCACTTGATCTCTCATTAAACTCTTTGAGTATTGAGAATCTCGACTGGCTTTCAAGTCTCTCTTCGTTGTCTTCTCTTAATCTGAGTCATATCGACTTAAGTCACACCAACTGGTTACAACACGTCCTAAGTCTCCAGTTCATGCGTGAATTGAACTTGATTTCATGTAAACTCGGTGTTGAAAAGCCTTCTATTgactcttcttcttcttcttcttcttcttcttcttcatctctttCTATACTTGGTTCTGTATTGGAATCACTCGAAATACTGAACTTGAATGATAATCAACTCAACGAGCCGATGCCCGACCTGAGAGAATTTTCTTCATTGAGAGAACTACACCTTTGGGGAAATAACATTACAGGCTCCATTCCTGTAAGCATTGGCCAACTCTCCAAGCTTGAAGTTCTATATCTATCTAATAATTCTTTGGAAGGTTTAGTTTCAGAATCCCACTTCATCAAGCTTGCTAAGTTAAAGACATTAGATTTATCCTCCAATTCATTATTGGTGTTGGATGTTGCCCCCGATTGGAGTCCTCCTTTTCAGTTGCAATATATAGATCTAAGCGGGTGTAGTGTGGGCccatattttccaaaatggATCCAAACTCAGAGGAATTTGTCACTCCTTGATCTCAGTCGTGCCAATATAATAGATGAAGCCCCGAGTTGGTTGTGGAGTACCTTTTCTTTATTGGGGAACTTATATCTCTCCGGCAATAAAATTAGGGGTACGATCCCGAATCTCTCATCCACCTCCATATTTTACATGGATCTTAGCAACAATCAATTCTCAGGTCCTGTACCATTATTTCCAGCCAATGCTGTCGAGATTCAGTTAAGTGGAAATATGTTATATGGttcaatttcatctatttGCACAACACTCCATGATATTCTTTGGAGCATTGACCTCTCCAATAATCAGTTGGTAGGAGAGGTTCCAGACTGTTGGGAGAAAATGCCAATGTTTTACTACCTCAATTTGGCCAACAACAATTTTTCGGGTGAAATTCCTAGCTCTTTAGGAAATTCAAAGAACTTGGTTGCTCTACAAATGCGTGGTAATAGTTTATCTGGTGAGTTGCCTTACAATTTGACACTATGCCAAAAATTGATATTCATTGATGTTGAAGGTAACAAGTTATCAGGGAAGATCCCCACTTGGATTGGTCACATGCATGGCATTCAGATTTTGAACCTTCGTGGAAATAAATTGCATGGCAGTGTACCTCCCCAAATATGCAATCTTACTAGTATTCAGGTTCTATTTATCGATAAACAATCTGTCTTCGATAATACCTGA
- the LOC125195553 gene encoding receptor-like protein EIX2: MKMLDSLDLSHNQLSGKIPTSLAEIHTLSVLDLSNNNLSGKIPTSTQLQSFNVSAYDGNAGLCGDPLPKCAEDSLRPSTTNPLENKNDKEGNNFSFMEEVGISIGFGFIIGFWGVVCSFILKKSWRIAFFNLVDAAGDWFYIRIAVFVSKWRRT; this comes from the coding sequence ATGAAGATGCTAGATTCTCTTGATCTATCGCACAACCAACTCTCTGGCAAGATACCGACAAGTTTGGCCGAAATTCACACTCTTAGTGTTCTTGATTTGTCGAACAACAATTTGTCCGGAAAAATTCCAACAAGTACTCAACTCCAAAGCTTTAACGTATCGGCTTATGATGGGAATGCTGGACTCTGTGGCGACCCTCTGCCAAAATGCGCCGAAGATAGCTTAAGGCCATCCACCACTAATCCATTGGAAAACAAGAATGACAAAGAAGGCAACAACTTCTCATTTATGGAAGAAGTTGGCATTTCAATTGGGTTTGGTTTTATCATTGGATTTTGGGGAGTTGTCTGTTCATTCATACTGAAAAAATCATGGAGAATTGCATTTTTCAACTTGGTGGATGCTGCTGGAGATTGGTTTTACATCAGGATTGCTGTGTTTGTATCCAAATGGCGACGAACCTAA
- the LOC125195554 gene encoding receptor-like protein EIX1 → MEREREALLTFKNGLIDEDGILLSWQSDECCEWYGVECNNTTRHVITLQLDDANLRGKIGSSLLELHHLNYLDLSRNDFGGILIPEFIGSMKQLQHLYLRSSNFSGIVPPQIGNLTNLRSLDLSYNSLRTENLDWLSTLSLLSSLDLSQINLSHTNWLNQILNLQFLHELHLVSCNISVGKPSLNSSSSSTSLSILGSVLESLEILDLSLNQLNGSMPDLRAFSLLTQLNLSANNLTGSIPLSIGQLSKLQLLDLSHNSLEGLVFESHFIKLDKLKTLDLSFNSLIFDIPLDWSPPFHLKTISLARCNVGPYFPKWIQFQRNLSYLDLSSANITDEAPKWLWHSSSFLRYLYLYDNKISGTVPNLSSTSIELMDISYNHFSGSIPLFPANAYGIYLSGNMFTGSISSICNTHHLQLRYLLIAHNKLSGDVPNCWENMPNLHTLHLVNNSFSGEIPASFGNLKNLVALKMNDNNLSGELPYSLRHCQELRFIHVGGNNLNGEIPAWIGQMYKMQFLILRGNKLHGSIPLEICHLTNIHVLDLSINNLSSIIPDCLNNLTTLASKNASYFGLGCSGSIYFGYSSFYWKGQELKYKRNLGLLKLMDFSSNRLIGNIPKSFANMRGLKSLNLSRNSLTGHIIPDIGQMEMLDSLDLSHNQLSGKIPTSLVEIYSIGFLDLSNNNLSGKIPTSTQLQSFDASSYAHNHELCGDPLPKCPEDSLRPSTTNPGVNMNEKDGNNFSFMEEVGISMGFGFIFGFWGVVGSFILKKSWRIAFFKLLDVVGDWFYVRIVVFVSKWRSN, encoded by the coding sequence ATGGAAAGGGAGAGAGAAGCTCTTCTAACCTTCAAAAATGGCCTCATCGATGAGGATGGGATTCTCTTGTCGTGGCAAAGTGACGAATGCTGTGAATGGTATGGTGTTGAGTGCAACAACACCACTCGCCATGTCATCACACTCCAACTTGATGATGCAAATTTGAGGGGTAAGATTGGCTCTTCGTTGCTTGAGTTGCATCATTTAAATTATCTTGATCTCAGTCGGAATGATTTTGGAGGCATTCTAATCCCGGAATTCATTGGTTCCATGAAACAGTTGCAACACTTGTATCTTAGGAGTTCTAACTTTTCTGGGATCGTTCCTCCTCAGATAGGGAACCTTACCAACCTGCGCTCACTTGACCTCTCGTATAACTCTTTGAGAACTGAGAATCTTGATTGGCTTTCAACTCTCTCTTTGTTGTCTTCTCTTGATCTCAGTCAAATCAATTTGAGCCATACCAACTGGTTAAACCAAATCCTAAATCTTCAATTTCTGCATGAATTGCATTTGGTATCATGTAACATAAGTGTTGGCAAGCCTTCTCTtaactcttcttcttcttcaacatcTCTTTCTATACTTGGTTCTGTATTGGAATCACTCGAAATACTGGACTTGTCTTTAAATCAACTCAATGGATCGATGCCCGACCTGAGAGCATTTTCTTTATTGACACAACTAAACCTTTCGGCTAATAACCTCACAGGCTCCATTCCTCTAAGTATAGGCCAACTCTCCAAGCTTCAACTTCTAGATCTTTCTCATAATTCTTTGGAAGGTTTAGTCTTTGAATCCCACTTCATCAAGCTTGATAAGTTAAAGACACTTGATTTATCCTTCAATTCATTGATCTTTGATATTCCCCTTGATTGGAGCCCTCCTTTTCACTTGAAAACTATATCTTTAGCCAGGTGCAATGTGGGtccatattttccaaaatggATCCAATTTCAGAGGAATTTGTCATATCTTGATCTTAGTAGTGCCAATATAACAGATGAAGCCCCAAAGTGGTTGTGGCATTCGTCTTCTTTTTTACGATACTTATATCTCTACGACAATAAAATAAGTGGTACAGTTCCGAATTTATCGTCCACCTCCATCGAGTTAATGGATATTAGTTACAATCATTTCTCAGGTTCTATACCATTATTTCCTGCCAATGCTTATGGTATTTACTTGAGTGGAAATATGTTCACCGGTTCGATTTCATCTATTTGCAACACTCACCACCTTCAACTTAGATATCTCCTTATCGCACATAATAAGTTGTCAGGAGATGTTCCTAACTGTTGGGAGAATATGCCCAACTTGCACACTCTCCATCTTGTTAACAACAGTTTTTCGGGTGAAATTCCTGCCTCTTTTGGCAATTTAAAAAACTTAGTTGCCCTGAAAATGAATGACAACAATTTATCTGGTGAATTGCCTTACAGTTTGAGACATTGCCAGGAATTGAGATTCATTCATGTTGGAGGCAACAATTTAAATGGAGAGATCCCCGCTTGGATTGGCCAAAtgtataaaatgcaatttctAATCCTTCGTGGTAATAAATTGCATGGCAGTATTCCTCTCGAGATATGCCATCTGACTAATATTCATGTTTTGGATTTGTCTATAAACAACCTTTCTTCGATAATACCTGATTGCCTTAACAATTTGACCACATTGGCTAGTAAGAATGCTTCATATTTTGGTCTAGGTTGTTCTGGTTCAATATACTTTGGATATTCATCATTTTATTGGAAAGGTCAAGAATTGAAATACAAGAGAAATCTCGGGTTACTAAAACTCATGGACTTTTCAAGCAATAGATTGATCGGCAACATTCCAAAATCATTTGCCAATATGAGGGGATTAAAATCCTTGAATCTATCAAGAAATAGTTTGACAGGACATATAATTCCTGATATTGGCCAAATGGAGATGCTAGATTCTCTTGATCTATCACACAACCAACTCTCTGGCAAGATACCTACAAGTTTGGTAGAAATATACTCTATTggttttcttgatttgtcGAACAACAATTTATCCGGAAAAATCCCAACGAGCACTCAACTTCAGAGCTTCGATGCATCATCTTATGCTCATAATCATGAACTTTGTGGTGACCCTCTCCCAAAGTGCCCTGAAGATAGCTTGAGGCCATCCACCACAAATCCGGGGGTAAACATGAATGAGAAAGACGGCAACAACTTCTCATTTATGGAAGAAGTTGGCATATCAATGGGCTTTGGTTTTATCTTTGGATTTTGGGGAGTTGTTGGTTCATTCATATTGAAGAAATCATGGAGAATTGCATTCTTCAAATTGTTGGATGTGGTTGGAGATTGGTTCTACGTTAGGATTGTTGTGTTTGTATCCAAATGGAGATCAAACTAA